Proteins from one Chitinophaga oryzae genomic window:
- a CDS encoding non-ribosomal peptide synthetase, with amino-acid sequence MKNASEAKESLYVSLILPDVKECTIQQAIEIVNTVVVNSYTHQDFSLAGLFTDGEGTAPATNILLKYSALHTIHDAVAEEKYDLIIDMKEDEEKGDLQLEYHYNAGKYETWFIERFADGFKRVIASFDKLGRAVSEVVVMSASELEELLTGLNNTSYAVPQVRNLYQLFEDQVRRTPDHPAVVFEGNRLTYAVLDHEVRRLSNVLVRDYHQELEENKCVGVYLDRSHFSVIAFLAIARIGAIYLPIDPGYPADRVRHFIEDSGLRMLLTTTDYLFELGMFNRQIITIDAYSERPAEEAVLFEEPVSATPLYIIYTSGSSGTPKGVLVDHQSVVNLATDHIVKLKLSPAENILQSHSHAFDASILDFVMTLCSGATLTIVPNKVINNSERFVAFLEENDISLMTVSPSFLSNLGYREFKTLRTLITGGEQAILKDARYYLRQGKRYYNAYGPTEATVNTTLCRFEDIHGPNPVPLGRPGINKSIFILNADMKMLPKGVVGEICIAGAGVAIEYLNNPSLTAEKFIPNPFRAGERLYRTGDFGRWLTTGDLAFHGRKDDQIKIRGFRIEPGEIEKVICLHEMVDDAVVLVTAEKTLVAFYKVKHTAEKDFPGTDISLFLKQKLPAHMLPAGLKQIERIPLTVEGKADRRLLLQLYESSLAQLRSDVTPPQTGKEALIVELWEDILGRKAGRESNFFQMGGDSLKAIQFSSRMHAAGFKVEIQDVFDAPVLMHLAARLVETGEKQTYVLQPGDYPLTPIQKEIIANGLGHYNRYNQSVALWLHHQWPMESLVGVLNNVFAAHSIFKTRFKRTNEVVQPCLTETNHFFDITEIYPVAGKETELLLEETAESLHAAMDPETGPLVKMAFVRLEPSPLLLIIIHHFVIDTVSWGILLEDLDKRIKEESTGRLSAPSHDTVPFSIWAEKAVQSANEPPLLSELDYWKQQHVKAPDTIPCAGSDSGGLFAHMKCIYPEIDDELCSLLIERAGLALGTDVQDLMLTALAKSVWSHWSFSSLQILLEAHGRENIVDGLDVSRTIGWFSSFYPFNIHFDSAASLEVNIVKNKDDRRLVPLKGAHYPFIKHYTAAEHKRELDFTMPQISFNYFGVVGKIKYHSFEVAARSYGHHTDPRMKRVTPIAFTALIVEGRLKTELAYDRCYFSDTEMEAFSNTYKAALAEIISYCSAIREQKVTPGDLTFKGLTLDDLETMFN; translated from the coding sequence ATGAAGAATGCTTCAGAAGCGAAGGAATCGCTGTATGTATCTCTGATATTACCAGACGTGAAGGAATGTACGATTCAGCAGGCTATTGAAATAGTAAATACAGTAGTTGTCAACAGTTATACGCACCAGGATTTTTCTCTGGCCGGGCTTTTTACCGATGGAGAAGGCACGGCGCCTGCTACGAACATATTATTGAAGTATTCAGCGCTTCATACTATTCATGATGCGGTTGCAGAAGAAAAGTATGATCTCATTATCGATATGAAGGAAGATGAGGAAAAAGGTGATCTGCAGCTGGAATATCACTATAATGCCGGCAAATATGAAACATGGTTCATAGAACGTTTCGCTGACGGTTTTAAAAGGGTCATCGCGTCGTTTGACAAGCTGGGGCGTGCCGTATCGGAAGTGGTGGTCATGTCTGCATCCGAATTGGAGGAATTACTGACCGGCCTGAACAACACTTCCTATGCGGTTCCCCAGGTCCGGAACCTGTATCAGCTGTTTGAAGACCAGGTCAGACGGACACCGGACCATCCGGCAGTTGTATTCGAAGGGAACCGGCTGACGTACGCTGTACTGGACCATGAAGTGCGGCGGTTGTCAAATGTCTTGGTGCGGGATTATCATCAGGAACTGGAAGAGAACAAATGTGTAGGTGTATATCTGGACAGATCTCATTTTTCTGTCATTGCCTTTCTGGCCATTGCCAGGATCGGCGCAATCTATCTGCCCATTGATCCCGGATACCCGGCAGACAGGGTGCGCCATTTTATTGAAGATAGCGGTCTGCGCATGCTGCTTACAACGACGGACTACCTGTTTGAACTTGGAATGTTTAACCGGCAGATCATTACAATAGATGCCTATTCAGAGCGGCCGGCAGAAGAAGCGGTATTATTTGAAGAGCCTGTTTCAGCTACTCCATTATATATCATCTACACTTCGGGATCGAGTGGTACGCCCAAAGGAGTCCTGGTAGACCATCAATCAGTGGTGAATCTCGCTACAGACCACATAGTGAAACTGAAGCTTTCCCCCGCAGAAAATATTCTTCAGAGTCACTCCCATGCTTTCGACGCTTCCATCCTTGATTTTGTGATGACCTTATGCTCCGGCGCCACATTGACCATTGTTCCCAACAAGGTCATTAATAACTCGGAACGGTTTGTCGCTTTTCTGGAGGAAAATGATATCAGCCTGATGACGGTATCGCCTTCTTTTCTGAGCAATCTTGGATACAGGGAGTTCAAAACATTGCGGACCCTTATTACAGGCGGAGAACAGGCTATTCTGAAAGACGCCAGATACTACCTGAGACAGGGTAAACGATACTATAACGCTTATGGGCCTACTGAGGCAACAGTCAATACAACTCTTTGCCGGTTTGAAGATATTCACGGGCCAAATCCGGTGCCGCTCGGACGTCCGGGCATCAACAAGTCAATATTTATTCTGAATGCTGATATGAAAATGTTGCCGAAAGGCGTGGTAGGAGAAATATGTATAGCAGGAGCCGGTGTTGCCATAGAATATCTGAATAATCCCAGCCTGACAGCTGAAAAATTTATACCCAACCCCTTTCGGGCAGGAGAAAGGTTATACAGGACCGGAGATTTCGGCCGGTGGCTGACTACAGGGGACCTCGCTTTTCATGGAAGAAAGGATGATCAGATAAAAATCAGAGGGTTCCGGATTGAACCGGGAGAAATTGAAAAGGTGATTTGCCTGCATGAGATGGTGGACGATGCAGTGGTATTGGTGACTGCTGAAAAAACACTGGTAGCTTTTTATAAAGTAAAACATACGGCGGAGAAAGACTTTCCGGGCACTGATATATCACTTTTTCTTAAGCAAAAACTACCGGCGCATATGTTGCCTGCCGGGTTGAAACAGATTGAACGCATCCCACTTACGGTAGAAGGAAAAGCAGACAGAAGGCTCTTGCTGCAACTGTACGAGTCATCCCTGGCACAGTTGCGTTCTGATGTTACGCCTCCCCAAACAGGCAAAGAAGCATTAATAGTGGAGTTATGGGAAGACATCCTGGGCAGAAAAGCAGGCCGTGAAAGTAATTTTTTTCAGATGGGAGGCGACTCCTTAAAAGCGATCCAGTTTTCCTCCAGAATGCACGCCGCCGGATTCAAAGTGGAGATACAGGACGTCTTCGACGCGCCGGTGCTCATGCATCTCGCTGCCAGGCTGGTTGAAACGGGAGAAAAACAAACATATGTGTTACAGCCGGGAGACTATCCGTTGACTCCTATTCAGAAAGAGATCATTGCGAACGGGCTTGGGCATTATAACCGCTATAACCAGTCTGTCGCGTTGTGGCTTCATCATCAATGGCCAATGGAGTCGCTTGTCGGCGTGCTGAACAACGTGTTTGCCGCCCACAGCATTTTTAAAACCAGGTTTAAACGTACCAATGAAGTAGTGCAGCCCTGCCTGACAGAGACCAACCATTTCTTTGATATTACGGAGATATATCCTGTCGCCGGAAAGGAAACGGAACTGCTGTTGGAAGAAACAGCGGAATCCCTGCACGCTGCTATGGACCCGGAAACGGGTCCGCTGGTGAAAATGGCATTTGTACGGCTGGAGCCATCTCCGCTGTTGCTGATCATCATACATCATTTTGTCATTGATACTGTGTCGTGGGGTATTTTGTTGGAAGACCTCGACAAACGGATAAAAGAAGAAAGTACCGGCCGGTTGTCTGCCCCTTCCCATGATACGGTTCCTTTCAGCATATGGGCGGAGAAGGCAGTGCAAAGCGCCAATGAGCCGCCGCTGCTCAGCGAGCTGGATTACTGGAAACAACAGCATGTCAAAGCGCCTGACACGATACCATGTGCCGGTAGTGATTCCGGGGGATTGTTTGCGCATATGAAATGTATTTATCCGGAGATAGATGATGAACTGTGTTCATTGTTGATAGAACGCGCGGGGCTCGCATTGGGTACCGATGTACAGGACCTGATGCTGACCGCGCTGGCAAAATCAGTTTGGTCACATTGGAGCTTTTCTTCGCTACAGATACTATTGGAAGCCCATGGCAGAGAAAATATTGTTGACGGACTTGATGTAAGCCGTACAATTGGCTGGTTTTCGTCTTTCTACCCGTTCAACATTCATTTCGATTCCGCCGCCTCGCTGGAGGTAAATATCGTGAAGAATAAAGACGATCGCAGGCTGGTGCCGCTCAAGGGAGCACATTATCCCTTTATTAAGCACTATACGGCAGCGGAACACAAGAGGGAACTTGATTTCACTATGCCGCAAATCAGCTTCAATTATTTCGGTGTTGTCGGCAAGATAAAGTACCACTCCTTTGAGGTGGCCGCCAGGTCATATGGCCATCACACGGACCCGCGTATGAAAAGGGTTACGCCGATAGCCTTCACCGCCTTGATCGTTGAAGGCCGGCTTAAAACAGAGCTGGCATATGACCGCTGCTATTTTAGTGATACGGAGATGGAGGCGTTCAGCAATACCTATAAAGCCGCGCTGGCGGAGATTATTTCCTATTGCAGTGCTATCAGGGAACAAAAGGTAACGCCGGGCGATCTGACATTCAAGGGCCTTACGCTGGATGATTTAGAAACTATGTTCAACTAA